The Pseudomonas triclosanedens genome has a window encoding:
- a CDS encoding response regulator — MGKQILIVDDSASIRQMLSFTLKSAGYEVDEAVDGKDGLGKAQRKTYNLVFTDQNMPNMDGLSLIRSLRDMAGYRSVPILMLTTESSDAMKMQGKSAGATGWLVKPFDPPKLLEVTRKVLP, encoded by the coding sequence ATGGGAAAGCAGATTCTGATCGTCGATGACTCGGCTTCGATCCGGCAGATGCTGAGCTTCACGCTCAAGTCCGCAGGCTACGAGGTGGACGAGGCGGTGGATGGCAAGGACGGCCTGGGCAAGGCGCAGCGCAAGACCTACAACCTGGTATTCACTGACCAGAACATGCCGAACATGGACGGTCTTTCGCTGATCCGCAGCCTACGCGACATGGCCGGCTACCGCAGCGTACCGATCCTCATGCTGACCACCGAGTCCAGCGACGCCATGAAGATGCAGGGCAAGAGCGCCGGCGCCACCGGCTGGCTGGTCAAGCCGTTCGACCCGCCGAAACTGCTGGAAGTGACCCGCAAGGTCTTGCCATGA
- a CDS encoding methyl-accepting chemotaxis protein yields MRDTRFDSSAVQTSGQGLPKRLIIQSLPWAVVAGLCWAGVPFWLMLPVGWLSSLVLSPLLAGPAQPQADPQRVSLDSGQLPEWRPLQDAVENHLTSMNGHTRQIDGILHQAIRQLTDSFHGLAERIDTQRGLSHSLIERYDGRGHLDDDIDFQRFIHATQETLGLFVEATLETSRTSQQLVERMDRVTHKIGEILQSTQDMDAIAKQTNLLALNAAIEAARAGESGRGFAVVADEVRALSTRSTHFSQAIREHVDVVYHEIRDAEGAIAQLADKDMSFALDSRKKIQSMLDDLDAMNQHTLKVVQELDRISLEVGDGVNAAVTALQFQDMSSQLLGQIGKHGARLGALAVGLGALDGRDPAQWGERLREEVTELGRPLSNPVAQTSLSAGEVELF; encoded by the coding sequence ATGCGCGATACCCGATTCGACTCGTCTGCCGTTCAGACCTCCGGCCAGGGTTTGCCGAAGCGCCTGATCATCCAGTCGCTGCCCTGGGCCGTGGTCGCCGGACTGTGCTGGGCTGGCGTACCGTTCTGGCTGATGCTGCCGGTTGGCTGGCTTTCCAGCCTGGTGCTGAGCCCCCTGCTGGCCGGTCCCGCCCAGCCGCAGGCCGACCCGCAGCGGGTGAGCCTGGACAGCGGGCAATTGCCGGAATGGCGCCCATTGCAGGACGCCGTGGAAAACCACCTGACCAGCATGAACGGCCATACCCGGCAGATCGACGGCATCCTGCACCAGGCAATCCGCCAGCTCACCGACAGCTTCCACGGCCTGGCCGAACGCATCGACACCCAGCGCGGCCTGTCCCATTCGCTGATCGAGCGCTACGACGGGCGCGGCCACCTGGACGACGACATCGACTTCCAACGCTTCATCCACGCCACCCAGGAAACCCTCGGGCTGTTCGTCGAGGCGACCCTGGAAACCAGCCGCACCTCGCAGCAACTGGTGGAGCGCATGGATCGCGTCACCCACAAGATCGGCGAAATCCTGCAGTCGACCCAGGACATGGACGCCATCGCCAAGCAGACCAACCTGCTCGCCCTGAACGCCGCCATCGAGGCCGCGCGGGCCGGCGAAAGCGGTCGCGGTTTCGCCGTGGTGGCCGATGAGGTACGCGCGCTGTCCACCCGCTCCACCCACTTCTCGCAGGCCATTCGAGAGCATGTCGATGTGGTCTACCACGAGATCAGGGACGCCGAGGGCGCCATCGCCCAACTGGCCGACAAGGACATGTCCTTCGCCCTGGATTCGCGCAAGAAGATCCAGAGCATGCTCGACGACCTCGACGCCATGAACCAGCACACCCTCAAGGTGGTGCAGGAGCTGGACCGGATTTCCCTGGAAGTCGGCGACGGCGTCAACGCCGCGGTCACCGCGCTGCAATTCCAGGACATGAGCAGCCAGTTGCTGGGGCAGATCGGCAAGCACGGCGCGCGGCTGGGCGCGCTGGCTGTCGGCCTCGGCGCGCTGGACGGTCGCGACCCCGCGCAATGGGGCGAGCGCCTGCGCGAGGAAGTCACCGAACTCGGCCGACCGCTGAGCAACCCGGTAGCGCAGACCAGCCTCAGTGCGGGCGAAGTGGAACTCTTCTAG